The genomic DNA CAAGGGTGAGCTTAGGTCATGTCATAAATTCATACTAGGAAGCATCATGATTTTTgtccaagttaaaaaaaaagccccacaagtGGTCCATGGAGGTATTTGTGAACTGTTCTCCACAGAAGTGTTTTTACCTGTAGCATCTTAGATATTTTCCagattttgaaatatctttccCGTCTCTAGAAATTCTGTATTCTTTCACCCATTTTATTCCTGTTACACATGGTGAACTGTGTTTCACTCAAAAGCATAGAGCTCTATGATGTTCTCTTTCTAGTCcctctttgctttttgcagACGACCTGCACgtgctctgttttattttttttaatccctcaAGGTAGTTGTGCAAAGTGAGGATTCTAAAAAGAATCTCAAAAAGGAAAGTCAGATAAGGGGAAGGGTAGAGAGGATCAGCAATTGTGTGATGGGCTACATCTTGCTCATTGGTTTTCTGAAACTCTCCCATGCAGTGCATGCAACGACATTTCTCTGCTTGGCTGAAAGTCATTCTGGAGCACAGAATTAAAATGGGAAAAGCCAGAGCCCTTGCTGACTGGAAATGCCAACTGAAGGCCCTACGAGCCTGGAGAAACTATACTTGGGCCCAGAAGATAGAGCAGGAGGCACAGCAATTGGAAGTTCATCTCCAGGATCAAAACAGGTAGTGTCCCTACATTGTTGAATTCCTCCTACTGCAGCAATACTCAGGCAGTGCAGTAATTAGGGACTGTAAAAGCGACTTGCCAATTAGccagcaggaggaaaacagcagctttttgaGAAAATTACTACATTGCCTGCAGTCTGCCAGAGGTGTTGTGGCACAGATGAAAAGGAGAACAGAGATAAACAAGAGCTTTAGCATTGTCCAACAAGCCTTCATCTTGTTCTCTCTGTAGGTATCTTTCCTGGAAATCTCACCCTGGCTTGCTCTGGACCCCAGAGAATATGAGGTGCTATATTTATTCCTCATTAATATAGTTGTTTCCTATTTCAGCAGTAGTATACAGAGATCATTTTGGCCAGTGCCTTTCATTAAAGAGGCTGTTGGATTAATTCTCTGCCAGCCAGTGAAAATTTTGCTCTCGCAGGTGTCTGCCACTGCTTCCCCTTCTGCAGCTTGCAAGGGAACAGGATACCTCTTTTGCACCTACCCTGCTGCCCAAGGATGACACAGGAAATTGCAAAATGGGAACTAGGGAATCTTACTTCAAAGTAACAGGCATCCTTCTCCCCTCCGCTCTACCTTCGAGAAACACTTTACAGCTTTGGAGGGCCTTCAGAATTAAGTGACAAAAAGACTCGAGAAGTTATGAGGACTCATGCCATGGCCTGGACTGTTATACTTGATGCAGTTGTTTCAGGCATGCCTGGGCAGAAGCCTCACGTCTATCATAACACAAGTGCTTTCTCATTCAGGAAAAAGCAACTGTCTGTGGAGCATAACCAACGACGGCTTTTGCGCTGCTGCTTTCTGGCATGGCAGCGCTGGAGCCgagcagagacagaaaagcgAGAGCTGCAGATCCAGAGGgaggagacaaagagaaagATGGCACAGCTGCTGGAGGCCGTGTCACTGGGAAAGGGTGGTCTGGACAGGCCACTAGAGGTTAAGAAGCCTGGGACAGCAGACGTAAACCATCGTCAAGATTTGCAGCAGAACAAGGTAAATCCTTCCCACATAGTTATATCTACTGGCATCTCAATACTCTTACAAAGTACTTTGTGTGTGCAATCTCAAATAAAGAGAACATTGTCCCAGAGTGACCCCCAACACCTGCCTGCAACTGTTCAGGAGAGAAGGCTTTAAAAACCAGAGGCAAACATGAAAGACAATGaatgagtttttaaaacaaTCTCTAATGCTGCCAGAGAACAACCCTTCATGTACTGTGAGTTGCAATGAGCATCCCACCCCCAGCTCACTTTTGCTGAGAGATTAGTTACATCTTTGATGCCTGCTTAGGCTGAAAAAGAATAACACTTGACGGCATGACAAGAGATTTTGTCATGCCACTGCAGCTCTCTGGCTTCTaagtgtggggaaaaaatgttgtCACTGTCTCAAGATAATGCACATCAGAAGGGCATAGGAGAGGAGAATCAAAGGTTGCTTCCTTAAATTGTCATTTGTCAGGTCAGAGCCTGCCCTTCCTTTCTGTCTATACAACCTATACCACAGCAGTGTCCAGATCCCAGCATGAGAGTTCACATACACATACTACGGGTCAAGCTTTTCATTTGCTTAAGTGACAGCAAGAGTTGATTTCCTACAGTGATTATATCATCCTACTAGgcccttatttttcttctgatgcaCTGGTAAAATTTTTGCTGGAAGGATGGGACTGAATTTGGGGTTCGACCTAGGAATCAGAAAGCAGACCTTACATCTGATGCCTTTTGAGGGAAAGACCAAGTGTCAGAAAAGGTGCAGCCTCATTCCCCACTGTACACCAGTTTCATGGTAATATTTATcaaagctggagaagaggcaTGAGAAAGCAGCACCTTGTAGACTTCTCTTCCATCTGAAAAGGGACTGTTCAGTAGATCAGCCATGTAGATCGCTTCAAcaactgttttttcctttattctccATCTGAGCGCTAAGTGGAGGCAACACAGTCCAAAACGGAGTGTGCTAATCCCTGAGAAATTAGCTGTCCTGAGCTGTGTCCCCTAACAAAATAGTCAGGATACATTCCCAACAGACCTCttggagattcaggctagacatgaggaagaaatttttacaaaGAGGGTCGTGAAAccctggcacaggttgcccagagaggtggtggatgccccattcctggagatattcaaggccacgctggatggggctctgagcaacctgatctagttgaagatgtcactgctcattgcagggggattggactagatgaccttggaaggtcccttccaacccacacTATGCTATGATAATCAGGATTTATTCCTCCCAGGGAAATGGCACACAGTTCCTTAACAGTTCTTTCCCACAGCCTCCCATTTTGTGCATAACAGGGCCCCTCTGCCCTTGCTAGGAATTGGATAAAGATTGCATAGCTGAGATTACCCTACTTTTCAGGCATCTCACTAGATTTACACTAAAGAAACACTTTCTGTGTAGCAAGGGAACAAGAGTGCTTGGTTTTAATCAATGCCaagttttcctaattttttttttccctagccaACTGAAACTTGCCTCATACAGAAAGAACCTGGCCAGACCCAAGGCCGCTCTTGTTGGGATGCTGTTCACACGTCTCATTCATACAGAAAACCCAGACATGCCTGGGAAATTACGCTAAAACATGCAGCCCCAAGCGCCCAGGACCAGGCTGTGTACAGGAATCAAACAGCCGCTCTCCCCCAGCAGTTTCAGGCACCTGGTCCAAAGACAGCTCCTGCTTACGGCAGCCGTTTTGAGCACCGTCATGCCTTCCAGCAACGTCTGATTGAGGAACAGAGGCGGCAGCTTCAGAAACAGCAAGAGGTGATCCTTGAACTGCAGGAAAATCGGAGGCTGAGCAGAGCTAAAGAAGAGGCAGCACAAGCCACAGCTATAACCCAGCAGCTTAACAACTCTGCTTCACAAACCAGGGAGGAAAAACAATCCACATGCAAGAATACAGCCCATTTGAGGTATACACCCTCGATAAAGCAGGCTCAATTAGTCAGCTTTCCTACTCATGTTGAGCCACAATTTGCCAGGCATACTTCAGTCATGCTGGCATTATCTGCTCTTCCTCTCACCTGTGACTTTGCCTCAAGGGTAGTATCAGGCTGCCCACAGTTCTCCATCCTTCTCCCTTTTTGCAATAGCTCGACACCATGTGATCCATACAGGATCCACTTAGAAATTGCAACACTAGTGTCACACATAGTAGCAGCAGGGATTTGTTTAGTTGGAAAAAGAGAGTGTCATCCTCGGTATTTCAGAACGTGCAGCAACCCTGGGTACTCAGCTCCTTTGCAAGGATGCATCACTAGTCCCATttcaagcagaagaaaagtgtATCAGGGATTCAGAATGGAAATGCAGCACAAGAGAGAATAGAAACTACAAGGCCTGTTTCTCAGCCATAGGTGGTAGAATTGAGACATCATTTGACCACATTCATTGATCAATTTCTTTACTCTCTCCTTTCATAGTCCACCTGTTTCTCATGGGCCAGAAAACACAAGGGCAGCGTTGCAAGGCAGGAGGGCCTCCAGCCAGCTGACCTCAGCTCATCCCATATTGAAAGGTATTGTTCTAGATAGCAAAGACCATTCCAGACGTCTTTACTCAACAGCTTGTCTGGAAACCTCTCTTTCTTCGCCTCAGCCTTGCTGGTTGATGACAGTATGCAAACAAACCTCAGCACTCTTTCCCAGCCTGACCAATGCTGTGAGAGGGTGAGCTGTTTTCATGCCCAAGTCAGGCATCTGTAAAACCTGGGCCACTGCCAGCCCCTCAAGTCCATGCTCTGGTAGTGGTTACTCCTAACACTTGTGATGGTTTCTGCTGTGACAAGACTCAAAAAGGAAGCTCTACAGGCTTTTTCATTGTCAGTCTTGTTTCCTTCATTGTGCATCCAAGTAACTCTTGAACTGACCAGTCATTTTCATCTAACTTTGACAGAGGTAGTGAGATTTCAAAGGGAATTAAGTGCCTAGCTAGGTCAGTAAAGGAGCTCCAGATCCCTGCTTTCTTTGAGGGATCTCCCCTTCTCTGGCCCCACTAGAACAGCACATACACATTAAACATGCAGCGCAGCCTTTTCATGAAGTAAATTAAGATCAGATTCTGTTATATCTCTGGGTCATGTTCTTCCATATCAACTGGGTGGTGGTTACAGTCTGCATGAAAGGTTATCTGGAATATGATCACTGTGATTTTTGACAGTTTTGGGATCACCAGAGCATTTTGGCCATGATGGTTGGGCATTAATAGTTGCCTTTCATTAAATGTGTTCAGCTCCAATGCTACCTAGTCCAAGCCATCACTCACTCTGATTTGCCTGAACTCTGTACACACCTTAGAGACAGTAAACTTTCAGAGCACTCAGTGCTTTTGTTTgaagatctcaaaaaaattcaGTGAATAAGTTATTACTGGATGATTTTTCTTTGGCAGAGAATCCTGGGACAGctgagaggagaaaggaatCTGGGGAAACCTGTTGTGATCAAAACACTTAAATACCCACCAGTTATTGATCGTTCCAGCCTGTGTTTCATTTGCGACTTCAGAAGAAGGGAGCACAGGTTCTCAACTCCACTGCATCTTCTGTGTAGTCACATCAGCGCTGTAACACCTTTGCTGATAGCAGCAAGATCACTGCATTGCAATTTATCTCCCAAAAGAAGCATTAAGCAGCAGTTTCTCACTAGTGGGACCAAGTACCTGTGTGTCACTGTGGCAGAGATGCTTTCCATCATGAAGCTGCTCTTTAAATAAACAATTGGAGCTTACCAGAGACCTTTTAGCAATTGCTGCTAAATCAGGTGCCCTGAGCCTCAGCACTCAATCAGGGAAGACAGGGATAAAAACATCTCAACACAGTTCCTTTCATAACTGAGCCTTCATGGCTCTGACTGTCAACCAAAGAGGGTGGAGTGAATCTAACTGAGGTAGTTCTGAGTCATCTCATAAATGTTTAAGGGTTCCTTGTTCATGACACTGCCAGCCATAAGAGGCAGCAGAAAGTAAGTCCCTTTGTGCTGGCACTGCCAGGTCAATGGGGGCTTGGCAGTAGAGTGTAGTGGTCATCCTTATTCACCAAATTTCTGCCATTATCATATAGCTCATTTTTACTAAGCCTTATGTCCTCTGTTTCTGTAGCTATGGAGGAGAGAGCAACTCAGCGGGCAGAACAGAGGAGGAAACTAGAAGAAGCCAAACAAcgaagggaagaggaaaaattggtaagggaaatggaaaatgaaataaagtgtCTTTCACACCATTCCAGTTACaagaaatgctctttttaaCCCCAGAGTGAGGGACCAATCAAAGGCACTTTATCCAAAACAGGAGTTTTATAGTTTGTGAGAAAGCAGATGTCCAGCACATATCAAAAGAAGTAGTTATTGCTGCATTTACATACAGTGACAGCACTAACCCTGCCATATCACAGGCAGACACTTCATGTTGCTGCAGTTGCAGTTCTAGAAGCAGCCTCCATTACCACCCCCCCACCCTTCTTTCACACCTACCCCATGACCATAACTTGTCCTTGCTGAGGATGGGAAGGGTGGAAGTGCCTGCAGAAATCCACTTGACTGGACCCAGCAACGGTGAGTTTTGCTTCCACTGCCTTTCCTGTCTGGTCAGGTGCAGCTTGAGGATGTGCAGTCTCACCTAGTAAAAATCCTGCCTCTTTCTAGCAAATCTCTGCTGAAGAGAGAAGATACTGACAATGTTTGCATAGTTAGTACACAAATTCTGTGATACACATCCAACAGAGGAGCCTTCTTAGCTTCAGGGCATTAAGGTGTTACTGAAAACATCCTAATGCAACTTACTGTCAATAAGAAGGCTCAGAACTGTGGTCCTAAAACAAccagcattttttccttccccaaaacgCACTCACATAAGCAGGAAGCTGAAATCAGCCTTAGAGGACACTTTAACCGTAGAGTGGACAGACAAGTATCAGGTTAGGTTTCCTCAACTGCAGTTTCCACGATTGTATTGATCAGGAAGCACAGTCATAGTAATGATGTGTGATGGCTGGTTTGGATTTTAGGCCTTTGATGCATACATACCTCAAGAGCAAAAGCTCtgtgaaatgaaagcagagtGGGTTTTGCAAGGGGAGTAGATAAACATTCAGAGAAGGATACTGTGCCAAATATGACCAgtactgaagtaaaaaaacttCTTTGATCTTCAGTGTTTGGGGAAAGAGCTGTGTGAGTACCTATAATGCTGCTTTGCATGTAGAAGTaaaacttcagagcagagcccaGTTATTCAGAACTGACTTCAGCAATAAGGTTATCAATAAATAACTCGGTGTATGGTTTAAATTTTTTAGGGGAAGAATGGGCAAATACTATAACTTAGGGCAAAGAAAGATATATATAGGTACATACACAGTTCATTCACCAGCACAGATCATGTGGAGTATGTGACAATGTCTGCTTCCCTCTGAAGTTTCAGGTGCTCGTCAATACTAGAGGAATACTGGGAAAGCTTAGAGGTCTGTGTTCTTTGAAAAGGTCACATGtgccaaattaatttttaccttcctccattttctccatttcaagGCCCAAATGAAGGCTGAAGAGGAAGCACGACAAAGGAAGGAGGCCGAGGAAAAGGAAGCTCAGCGGGAAAAACAACGGGAggagagaaggcagcagaagcTGGTGATCAAACACCTCACCTGCTTCCCCCCCTTTAGCAGGGATAGGGAAGAAGAGCCATTACCCACCAGCGCTCAGTCAGCAGCCAGAGTAATGTGAACTGAAGGTCTTCATTAGTAGAGCAGAGTTCTACAGCTGCTATATAAACCCACCACCATCCCCCTTTTTGGCAGTGTtaggggaagggctgtggatGAAATATGCTATGAAGCATGTACTGTCTCAGCAGGAGTAgaggctgcaggtgctggacGTTCACTGCTGAGGTATAGCCACATAAGCCCCCACAGTGGCAGCATGTTCAGCTTGCTTTCGGAGTGCTCCTTCTACTTGTATCTCCCTCCAGCACACACAATGATACCAGTCACAAATACACAATTTAAAAGTAGACAAGCCTGACAGATATATCGAGGGCAACTTTCCACCTGAAGAACAGAAGCATCCTCTCCTTGGAGCTTGCCTAGGAATAGCCccacttcattatttttacttgGAAATGAGCTGTCCTAATAACCCAAATAGCATATTTGAAACCCTGTGGGAATTTGACCTACAACTACTATTCTACTTGGACTGAGTGTTTTAGGATGTTTGACCTTTATCCCTGAGTCTCAGTCAAAAGTAATATTGTACAGTTATATAATACCCATATCACTTCCCTACTATTTAGTGCTAGATTAAGTGGTAGGGCCCATGTGTAAACTCAGAATCATTTTTGGACATGGTTTCAATCTCTAGTTTTACAAAGATAGAAAGCTGCTCTCCTCGAGCTCACCCAAGCACCCCTCCCCACATTGATGAAGGCCCATCAAAAGGAGTTTCCTGCTACATCAGCACTGCTAGTAGCCACAGATTATATGTCTGCTACAGTAACACCAAACTGCAGTGCTGAGGAAAGGCCAAGTGTTGATAAACGGCCCAAGGAAATGCCCAGAAACTTACCATCATCTTCCCTGAGAATTTTCAAGATGGTTTGCTCTGCTTTCTACCACAGGTTCTAGTATATGGGGTCAGGTCTGGTCTGCACTGCTCAAGATGATGTAGATCCCCATTCCCTGTCAGGTCAGGACCTCTAGGTCCAATACGACAATCTGTTGTCATTGCTTCACATCCTCTTTAACCAGAGTGAATTAAAACTACTGCTCTTTGTATTGTAGAAAGAGCTGAAGAAGCAGAGGAGGctggagaaagagcagcagctcctcaaaaaGGCCAGAGATCACTATGAGAAGGTCCTGCTCAGAAAGCGGGGAATAGTCCCgtggaaaaggctgagggagcaagCCAAGGAAAACCTGGTGGTAAGTGCTGAGGATAAAGGAAAGGACTGGTGCcacaggaggaagggaaaaggaatgGATGCAGCACTCAGCAAAAACCTTAATAGGCTCTTAAGCCAGGTACagatgggaaaagcaaaaattctcCCTGTGCACCCTGCCctatattataatattttttttaaattagccCATCTGACAATAATCATGAAAGGtcataaaaaacccacaaagggTGGCATCCTCATTTATAGCTGATTAAACAGGAACCAAAAGGACACAGAAAGGAACCAATTTCAATGTAATGAGAAGTCATCTTTTGTTAGCCTCCACTTGTCTGCAGTACTAACTGCCACATGATTTGATGCCAATAAGACAGTGGGAGTTAGTTTAGTATGATACAGCCAAAAATAAATTGAAGTTATATGACATGAGCCTGTCAAGCCTCTTGCCCCACAGCAAAGTGAATCAGTAAGACACTGCCAAGCCACTGTTGTTGTGGTTAACCGCAGCCCATCTCTAGGGCTTGCCCTTTCTCTGGAGTTGCTGCTGGTACAGTGTTGGCCACTTCTAGAGGTGTGACACCACAGGTGATAATCCAGCGATCTGTTCTAGCCTGGCCATATCCTCAGTTCAGAACAGCAAGTGGTAGTTTCTGAGACCTTGACacataaatgaaacatttctgtatATGACTGGATTGGCCTGCCTTATCGGGGTGGACTAATAGCACTCAACTGTATCCTGAAGATTTAGTTAGAGCCCAGGGCTAGGTTGGCAAGCTTTAATTTAAGTCACTGGAACTGCAGCTACTTAAAGGTATTTGATGAAATGCACATAGACCTCCAGCTGGGAGAAGCAGAGGGATAGCAGCTGCTCCATAAGTCCACCCTGCTGGTCAGCATTGTGGACAGAGTTGGAGTAAATTGTTATAGGTCATGCCTCTGCTCCACTCACAATCAGTTAAACTGAGCATCTAATTCAAAAGGATATTCTCTAGAAGTGATGCAACAATGGCCTGATAGAGAGACTGGTCTTGTTCCTTATGCTGACCCCTTTTTGTGGGAACCTATCCTGTAAGTTATTCCAGCTGTCAGACATCTGCATTTTCTATTGTCCCCAGTTTTCTGTAGCTTTATGCAGTCACTAGTCCAAATAACTAGCTGTTGTCTCTGCTGTCTTTACTCAGGTGGCACAAAGGCACCACTGCTTGCGCCTGCAGAGGAAATGCCTGATGACTTGGCTCCAGGACACCCAGGGGAGCCTCATGGAGAAGGCATCTCGGGCTGAGGACTTCTATTCCCATGTGTTGCTGAGACGGGGCTTCAGGAACTGGCTAAAGGTTTTCCCACACCACAGTGGAGAAATGATACCAAGCAAGCCAGTTGCTGCCATGCTTTCCCCTCACCACACTGCCACTTCACACACCTGCAGCCCAACCTTTGCTGAGTTACACGGTCCCCATGCCAGCAACATCATTCCTTTCTTCAGAGATCTTCTTTCAGCTCTCCATTCTCCATCATTCTTCTTCACCCAGGACACTCTCCTATATACTGCTCCTCCACCTTTGCACTCTGTcaccctgctccctgctgaTTTTCCTCCACTTCTGTCCCCGTTACGCCTCATGGACGCAGCCTCAGCACCGCTCTGTTTCTGCTTATTGGGCTGGGGGTTGGGAGAAAGAAGGCATTCTCACctctttctctgtccttcttcccTAGTACAAGGATTATCTCTCCACTCTGGAGGAGACAGTGAGTAACATCCACGCAGCCTGCCTCATGAGGAAGTACTTCTGGGCATGGTTTGACCTGAccatggaggaaaaaagtatCTTATGGGAGAAGCTGAAGGTTGCTACTGAACACAGGAACAAGTAAGTGCACTCCCTTGCCAGCAGTTCTTTTTACTTCGGTTTAATATACCCTATAGATTATTGTAGAGACTACTTATAACATGTCAGTTATCTGCTCCCCAAGAACATGTGAAACAGGTTCTTTACTGCTGGTATTTTGCTTCTGTGACATGCACAGACAACATCAACAGAAGTTTATGGTAAGAATTTTCCATGTAGcctggaaaaggaaatgtagTGGGTACCCTTCACAGGACTTTTAAATCTGCTGAAAGAGAATACAGTGAAAGCAGATAAGTCACTGAAACTTTCTAAGCTGATTAGCAGCCATACAGCTTCTGctaaaagctgcttttggaaAATCTTTAAGTACAATTATAGCAAGCTAAATGTTGTGCAGGAATTACACTGTATTGTTTTGTCCACAGCAGATGATTTAGTTCACAAATCCAAAGCTGATCAACTAGAAACCCTACTTAAGGAATCTTTCAGTTTATGCCATTGTCAGCCAGACAGTTCTACCAATCATGACTGGAGCTGGACACACCCAGTTCACTCGTTATCCCACAACTGCATTAGCTGTTGAttttaacaggaagaaaaaactaTTGTCAAagttcagcagaaaacagaagcatgTTCACCTGTCTCACAATGAAAGCATGTCAGCTGCATGCAGTCATGAATAGGCTGTGCCTGTGCATAGCCCAAACAGGATCTGCAGGACCTTCAAGgaagaattaatttaaattcacTTCTTAGGTGGTAGAGCAAACCTGTCCTAGCTTGATGCGTAAGATCAGAACAGTGCATGATTTAACCCAACAAGCCAGCAAACTGGAAGAACTGGGGAAAATTTAGACCCAGGAAGAGACTGGATTCATTCTACGTATGACCTCATACTAGGAGCATAATGACCTGTCACTCGTCATTACCTCTTGTGGCACTGACTCGCAAAAGACAGTTCAGACCTTGACATAGCAACCTATTCTTTAGACAGGACTGTCACTCCCTATTGCCCATATGGGAACCCAGGCCAAGGCGCCTGTGGTGGGTGATTAAAATCGGGTAAGAACTGGAGCCCAGCTGCCT from Caloenas nicobarica isolate bCalNic1 chromosome 1, bCalNic1.hap1, whole genome shotgun sequence includes the following:
- the CCDC191 gene encoding coiled-coil domain-containing protein 191 isoform X1, with the translated sequence MAKPLPPRCAVGQAERGGRLARVPGAAIALPEHKPQLYRWRRLTAEARPKPRFDSDNLGHWIKRVHQASEYAVSETFSLEKSRYPQGPCGPVTSLETVEQLQDHDDAYEEAQELLSNWMKSKLQLELKSDGEEEADSVLLEKPSAAPLKDERFDDLCSYLEHELESSSVQAYLQHLLQSEVVNCGIVKGLRLQDSKENQKIVDPRITMELRHKQVKENRMRHQKALELQRQEKSLKKSLLSEAKLQAQEEDRKKALKAKKEEEEIQREMVKLRKEMAEKRHIMAEAWRMERKRQEKSQKLSMQEVSITTSQPLVLKKEEQGEEKQKKAQELLRRIQTNKQRCMQRHFSAWLKVILEHRIKMGKARALADWKCQLKALRAWRNYTWAQKIEQEAQQLEVHLQDQNRKKQLSVEHNQRRLLRCCFLAWQRWSRAETEKRELQIQREETKRKMAQLLEAVSLGKGGLDRPLEVKKPGTADVNHRQDLQQNKPTETCLIQKEPGQTQGRSCWDAVHTSHSYRKPRHAWEITLKHAAPSAQDQAVYRNQTAALPQQFQAPGPKTAPAYGSRFEHRHAFQQRLIEEQRRQLQKQQEVILELQENRRLSRAKEEAAQATAITQQLNNSASQTREEKQSTCKNTAHLSPPVSHGPENTRAALQGRRASSQLTSAHPILKAMEERATQRAEQRRKLEEAKQRREEEKLAQMKAEEEARQRKEAEEKEAQREKQREERRQQKLKELKKQRRLEKEQQLLKKARDHYEKVLLRKRGIVPWKRLREQAKENLVVAQRHHCLRLQRKCLMTWLQDTQGSLMEKASRAEDFYSHVLLRRGFRNWLKYKDYLSTLEETVSNIHAACLMRKYFWAWFDLTMEEKSILWEKLKVATEHRNKRLMLNALKTWKQYPLLMKKEREREERRNKLRRIVAEILPNFQT
- the CCDC191 gene encoding coiled-coil domain-containing protein 191 isoform X2; the encoded protein is MAKPLPPRCAVGQAERGGRLARVPGAAIALPEHKPQLYRWRRLTAEARPKPRFDSDNLGHWIKSRYPQGPCGPVTSLETVEQLQDHDDAYEEAQELLSNWMKSKLQLELKSDGEEEADSVLLEKPSAAPLKDERFDDLCSYLEHELESSSVQAYLQHLLQSEVVNCGIVKGLRLQDSKENQKIVDPRITMELRHKQVKENRMRHQKALELQRQEKSLKKSLLSEAKLQAQEEDRKKALKAKKEEEEIQREMVKLRKEMAEKRHIMAEAWRMERKRQEKSQKLSMQEVSITTSQPLVLKKEEQGEEKQKKAQELLRRIQTNKQRCMQRHFSAWLKVILEHRIKMGKARALADWKCQLKALRAWRNYTWAQKIEQEAQQLEVHLQDQNRKKQLSVEHNQRRLLRCCFLAWQRWSRAETEKRELQIQREETKRKMAQLLEAVSLGKGGLDRPLEVKKPGTADVNHRQDLQQNKPTETCLIQKEPGQTQGRSCWDAVHTSHSYRKPRHAWEITLKHAAPSAQDQAVYRNQTAALPQQFQAPGPKTAPAYGSRFEHRHAFQQRLIEEQRRQLQKQQEVILELQENRRLSRAKEEAAQATAITQQLNNSASQTREEKQSTCKNTAHLSPPVSHGPENTRAALQGRRASSQLTSAHPILKAMEERATQRAEQRRKLEEAKQRREEEKLAQMKAEEEARQRKEAEEKEAQREKQREERRQQKLKELKKQRRLEKEQQLLKKARDHYEKVLLRKRGIVPWKRLREQAKENLVVAQRHHCLRLQRKCLMTWLQDTQGSLMEKASRAEDFYSHVLLRRGFRNWLKYKDYLSTLEETVSNIHAACLMRKYFWAWFDLTMEEKSILWEKLKVATEHRNKRLMLNALKTWKQYPLLMKKEREREERRNKLRRIVAEILPNFQT